A stretch of Nonomuraea africana DNA encodes these proteins:
- a CDS encoding DUF6551 family protein, with translation MSSKDYSYDIPDHPIKYLEVDPRIIKFDHRAQRSLNKTRAKTIAEKLVPTALGTPIISHRDDDGMYAVDGMHRIYACQLILAGTVTVRDEVRDAVQTITCEVHSRLSMANEASLFIIKNKESSKVGPTDEFRIGVVAGHPLFVDTNTVLEKHQLKVGTRAVNAVRGIKGILDVVKEYGPDVLDQSLTIAEEAWGRTPDTWHSVIIGGIAIVISRHPDVVKPAELAQKLKRQGDPATFKAKIQIAATNNNTRLDGTKGRLKAAHLAVASAWNANRRVNKIPVPNIFE, from the coding sequence TTGTCCAGCAAGGACTACAGCTACGACATTCCGGATCACCCGATCAAGTACCTCGAGGTGGATCCGAGGATCATCAAGTTCGATCATCGGGCGCAGCGCAGCCTCAACAAGACCCGTGCTAAAACCATCGCTGAGAAACTCGTTCCCACCGCTCTCGGAACGCCGATCATCTCGCACCGCGACGACGATGGCATGTACGCGGTGGACGGCATGCACCGAATCTACGCCTGCCAGCTCATCCTGGCGGGGACAGTTACCGTCCGGGATGAGGTCCGCGATGCCGTTCAGACCATCACCTGTGAGGTCCACTCTCGCCTGTCGATGGCCAACGAGGCGTCCTTGTTCATCATCAAGAATAAGGAATCCTCGAAGGTCGGCCCGACCGATGAGTTCAGGATCGGCGTGGTAGCTGGACACCCGCTGTTCGTGGACACCAATACCGTCCTCGAAAAGCACCAGCTCAAGGTCGGCACCCGTGCCGTCAACGCTGTACGAGGCATCAAGGGAATCCTCGATGTAGTCAAGGAGTACGGTCCCGATGTCCTGGACCAGTCACTCACCATCGCCGAGGAGGCATGGGGTCGCACACCTGACACCTGGCACTCCGTCATCATCGGAGGTATCGCCATCGTGATCAGCCGGCATCCCGATGTGGTCAAGCCCGCCGAGTTGGCGCAGAAGCTCAAGCGCCAGGGCGACCCCGCGACATTCAAGGCAAAGATCCAGATCGCCGCCACCAACAACAACACCCGCCTCGACGGCACCAAGGGCCGCCTCAAAGCAGCCCACCTGGCGGTTGCTTCGGCCTGGAACGCTAATCGTCGCGTCAACAAAATTCCCGTCCCAAACATTTTCGAGTAG
- a CDS encoding HNH endonuclease: protein MDYRRGVVTGESVWRAIVLYGANSATYKFAFGATLLEIAATDRSHVTLEELAPRYAQLLCQALQRQPRQGTAARSKFLDACRAFNAGELDRDTLHRRTVQLGFNNVIDAFPQLGGDQAPVRYYEDQRKNSSAPGLVLRDELLELASSVHAQDLDAETIARWRLVETAWATGISDAVLAPSLVYDSETQHLVLQSKQRRRSVTGVVAALSGYQDGRCAYCNQVMAQGGLGAGPIVEHVLPWKLLTRLWNGPDVDAIWNLVLSCWPCNQAKRDRAPHETWMPWLEQRNNDLIESRHPLREVLMAQTGETAAVRHATLKLAYQRATELFPAVWVPPAGVHIP, encoded by the coding sequence ATGGATTACCGACGCGGCGTGGTCACCGGTGAAAGCGTATGGCGTGCCATCGTTTTGTACGGTGCCAACTCGGCGACCTACAAGTTCGCCTTTGGCGCGACACTGCTCGAAATCGCCGCTACCGATCGTAGCCATGTCACGCTCGAAGAGCTGGCGCCGCGGTATGCGCAGCTGCTGTGTCAGGCCCTTCAGCGCCAACCCCGGCAGGGTACCGCCGCACGCAGCAAGTTCCTGGACGCCTGCCGCGCATTCAACGCCGGCGAGCTCGACCGTGACACGCTGCACCGGCGAACCGTCCAGCTCGGATTCAACAACGTTATCGATGCGTTCCCACAGCTCGGTGGCGACCAGGCACCGGTGCGCTACTACGAAGATCAGCGTAAGAACTCCAGCGCCCCTGGCCTTGTGCTGCGTGACGAGCTGCTCGAGCTCGCCAGCTCGGTACATGCTCAGGACCTCGACGCCGAGACCATTGCCCGATGGCGGCTGGTGGAGACGGCATGGGCGACCGGCATATCCGACGCCGTACTCGCCCCCTCCCTGGTCTACGACTCTGAAACCCAGCACCTGGTACTCCAGTCCAAGCAGCGCCGTAGGAGTGTCACCGGGGTTGTCGCCGCTCTCAGCGGATATCAAGACGGCCGATGCGCCTACTGCAACCAGGTCATGGCGCAGGGAGGCTTAGGTGCCGGGCCGATTGTTGAGCACGTTCTGCCCTGGAAGCTGCTTACCCGACTTTGGAACGGCCCCGACGTCGACGCTATCTGGAATCTCGTTCTGTCCTGCTGGCCCTGCAATCAGGCCAAGCGGGACCGAGCACCCCACGAAACGTGGATGCCGTGGCTGGAACAGCGCAACAACGACCTTATTGAATCGCGTCATCCGCTGCGCGAAGTACTCATGGCTCAGACCGGCGAAACCGCCGCCGTCCGACACGCCACCCTCAAGCTCGCGTACCAAAGGGCGACAGAACTATTTCCGGCTGTTTGGGTACCACCAGCAGGCGTCCACATCCCGTAA
- a CDS encoding nucleoside triphosphate pyrophosphohydrolase — MSQEETITYGKLVRDRIPEIIEAEGRTAIVRVLAESELVPALIDKLVEEAEELREAEPEDHLGELADIYEVLAALAGTLGFSYEQVLESARHKRGKRGGFSRRLWLDEVTSGQ, encoded by the coding sequence TTGAGCCAGGAAGAGACGATCACCTACGGCAAGCTTGTCCGTGATCGGATCCCGGAGATCATCGAGGCAGAGGGCCGGACGGCCATAGTTCGCGTCCTTGCTGAGTCGGAGCTGGTCCCCGCTTTGATAGACAAGCTTGTGGAAGAGGCTGAGGAGCTGCGTGAAGCAGAGCCGGAGGACCATCTAGGGGAACTGGCTGACATCTACGAGGTGCTGGCGGCCCTAGCAGGAACACTTGGATTCTCCTACGAGCAGGTCCTGGAGTCGGCACGTCACAAGCGGGGCAAGCGTGGCGGGTTCAGCCGTCGGCTGTGGCTTGACGAGGTGACGTCAGGTCAGTGA
- a CDS encoding IS630 family transposase: MADNRLEPLVLSPTERLTLQGWVTRRTTAQGLALRARIVLACAEGGSNMAVAGRLRIDRKTVARWRSRFLRDRLDGLSDEPRPGVPRTITDAQVEEVVVRTLEQTPEGATHWSKRELAKQVGISPSRVLRIWRAFGLQPWRTENFKISPDPLLIDKIRDVVGLYLAPPANAAVFAVDEKPQIQALSRTAPVLPMLPGVPERRSFDYVRHGTVDLFAALNTATGEVIGKLSAQHRAIDFRDFLGEIDRQTEPGLAVHVICDNLSAHKAPVVQRWLLAHPRFTLHFTPTYSSWINQVERWFAELERRCLDRGVFCSLDALKTALTEWIEVWNDNARPFTWTKTADQIIDRICRYCDRISGPAH; the protein is encoded by the coding sequence ATGGCCGACAACAGGCTGGAACCGCTGGTGTTATCCCCCACCGAGCGGCTGACGTTGCAGGGATGGGTCACCCGCCGCACAACCGCCCAGGGACTGGCGTTGCGTGCCCGGATCGTGCTGGCCTGCGCCGAGGGCGGCAGCAACATGGCGGTAGCCGGACGGCTACGCATCGACCGCAAGACCGTGGCCCGCTGGCGCAGCCGTTTCCTACGCGATCGGCTGGACGGCTTGAGCGACGAGCCCCGGCCCGGAGTGCCGCGCACCATCACCGACGCCCAAGTGGAAGAGGTGGTGGTGCGCACCCTGGAACAGACGCCCGAAGGAGCCACCCACTGGTCCAAACGAGAGCTGGCCAAACAGGTGGGGATCTCGCCGTCCAGGGTGCTGCGAATCTGGCGGGCCTTCGGCCTGCAGCCATGGCGCACCGAGAACTTCAAGATCTCGCCCGATCCGCTGCTGATCGACAAGATCCGGGACGTGGTCGGGCTGTATCTGGCCCCGCCGGCCAACGCGGCGGTCTTCGCGGTAGATGAGAAACCGCAAATCCAGGCCTTGTCCCGGACCGCGCCGGTGTTGCCGATGCTGCCCGGGGTGCCCGAGCGGCGCAGCTTCGACTACGTCCGGCACGGCACCGTCGACCTGTTCGCAGCGTTGAACACCGCGACCGGCGAGGTGATCGGCAAGTTATCGGCACAACACCGCGCCATCGACTTTCGCGACTTCCTCGGAGAGATCGACCGCCAGACCGAACCCGGCCTGGCGGTCCACGTGATCTGCGACAACCTCTCAGCGCACAAGGCGCCGGTGGTGCAGCGCTGGCTGCTGGCGCATCCGCGTTTCACCTTGCACTTCACCCCGACCTACTCCTCCTGGATCAATCAGGTCGAGCGCTGGTTCGCCGAGTTGGAACGACGCTGCCTGGATCGGGGCGTGTTCTGCTCGTTGGACGCGCTCAAGACCGCGCTGACGGAGTGGATCGAGGTCTGGAACGACAACGCCCGGCCCTTCACCTGGACCAAGACGGCCGACCAGATCATCGACCGGATCTGCCGCTACTGCGACAGGATCTCCGGACCAGCTCACTAG
- a CDS encoding DEAD/DEAH box helicase gives MFNRGINALLAALPTIADLNVNEIRRILTTAWLETTGSRLGADQPATASAEALHRLATALEVHAILPLQAEPSMVRACAFVAAEALTIAHGLADTGGSDRQPGSSNGSAFWLFGSERTFERVEAALLYLIAGYDANAALTVSGMGAEDTDDSSIEGPIASWAVQRIVGLCRLTPAVEVAAPMLDQQGLPARILVRHELWRRIGVHVADHLDWLMFRSGIDPNAGSALRALAERLENRDQIPVRPAAHPDLHHLLLLLATACDETGARALRTVPPPPQDTGDRFGTYQRKRAASRPLLWPAAQEYAHESLPGPKAHAVVAVPTNSGKSSVAELAISQALCQGWVLYLAPTNALVGQIRRQMADVFGRTTVREFLGGAEYTQLIGESLEQIEDQQILVMTPEKCSLALRQNPEAFTKLALCVFDEAHLLGDRAGRGVIAELIVAEIMHRARKARLLLMSALIANPSELGSWLSQATGMHTAVINEPWRPTRTLRAIAGIDNDRGAAAFTAASQRLQALPPRRKRETFKAPIALLAGLQGAWASEAADDYALVQTDIEVPLVVTRESRWDPAGYCTPATAAIVQRLGLRGDKILAFLPRSKHDSFHAAGMTQFAAAPTDSTVEALLDLADLELGVPSALRAHLLQRVAVHTSALIREEQRASEIAFECGVAVAMYATGTMAQGLNLPATAVVIGGTEIGYDNASSTQQRRDQARAQLLNAIGRAGRAHVASRAMAIVVPNQALVLSSSTAARRAVHTAEFLQDEDASSELSSALDGLIHNALSGALTTDTMTPAEHTAFSLLAFENEDEDDTTQVVGKTWAVYRAGAQHQVQAITNAIAVTGSTFIQEAGAPAWVAFAAHQSGIALSETAALYRHLRARLQGTPAPEGIMGWANLMLDLLEQLPPEQLRRILPATPYGNASKLSKIFDPGPARADSWTAYRAALRAWMSGEPIIAVAEHIHRKSVAGNAKRGPQDPLPRAVTVTSDAFRFGLPLIAGALTAIIMLGQEHEPEGPWALSAEAARTLNLLPLAVRSGANTPESLAWIRAGVHTRVAAHQLNTLLPAPPGQPDDELQRWAHARLMDLYQDAIPDLVTPAQAAVISALRTVREAR, from the coding sequence ATGTTCAACCGGGGAATTAACGCCCTTCTGGCAGCACTGCCCACGATCGCCGACCTGAACGTCAATGAGATTCGCCGGATACTGACCACAGCGTGGCTCGAGACCACTGGGTCGCGACTGGGTGCTGATCAGCCCGCAACGGCCTCCGCAGAGGCGCTGCACCGGCTGGCGACGGCGCTGGAAGTACACGCGATCCTTCCCCTGCAAGCCGAACCCTCCATGGTTCGGGCATGTGCTTTCGTGGCCGCAGAGGCGCTGACCATCGCACACGGCCTAGCAGATACTGGCGGGAGCGACAGGCAACCTGGAAGCAGCAACGGCTCTGCCTTCTGGCTGTTCGGGTCCGAACGTACCTTTGAGCGCGTCGAGGCTGCACTGCTATACCTGATCGCCGGCTACGACGCCAACGCGGCCCTGACGGTCTCTGGCATGGGCGCGGAGGACACCGACGACAGCAGCATCGAGGGTCCGATCGCTAGTTGGGCGGTGCAGCGCATCGTGGGACTGTGCCGTCTGACGCCGGCTGTTGAGGTCGCTGCCCCGATGCTGGACCAGCAAGGACTGCCAGCGCGCATCCTCGTGCGGCACGAATTGTGGCGCCGCATTGGCGTGCACGTCGCCGACCATCTCGACTGGCTCATGTTCCGCAGCGGGATCGACCCCAACGCCGGCAGCGCGCTACGGGCTCTCGCGGAGCGGCTTGAGAACCGGGACCAGATACCTGTAAGGCCGGCTGCCCATCCTGACCTCCATCACCTGTTGCTCCTACTAGCCACAGCCTGCGATGAGACTGGCGCCCGGGCGCTGCGGACGGTGCCACCTCCGCCGCAAGACACCGGGGACCGCTTCGGGACCTACCAGCGCAAGCGTGCCGCGAGCCGACCGCTATTATGGCCCGCCGCCCAGGAATACGCGCACGAATCGCTGCCCGGTCCCAAGGCCCACGCCGTGGTGGCAGTACCCACCAACTCCGGCAAGTCGTCTGTCGCCGAACTCGCGATCAGCCAGGCCCTGTGCCAGGGCTGGGTCCTCTACCTGGCACCGACCAACGCACTCGTCGGCCAAATCCGCCGACAGATGGCCGATGTCTTCGGCCGGACGACGGTACGCGAGTTCCTTGGTGGCGCCGAATACACGCAACTGATTGGCGAGTCCCTGGAACAGATCGAAGATCAGCAGATCCTGGTCATGACTCCGGAGAAGTGCTCCCTAGCTCTACGGCAGAACCCCGAGGCTTTCACGAAACTGGCCTTGTGCGTCTTCGATGAAGCACACCTTCTCGGAGACCGGGCCGGCCGTGGTGTGATCGCCGAGTTGATCGTCGCAGAGATCATGCACCGTGCCAGGAAAGCACGCCTTCTGTTGATGTCCGCGCTCATCGCCAACCCCTCCGAGCTCGGATCCTGGCTCAGCCAGGCGACTGGAATGCACACGGCCGTGATCAACGAACCGTGGCGTCCGACCCGTACACTCCGCGCGATTGCCGGCATCGACAACGATCGCGGTGCAGCTGCCTTCACCGCCGCCTCTCAACGGCTTCAGGCGCTCCCTCCTCGCCGTAAACGGGAGACATTCAAGGCACCGATCGCTCTGCTCGCCGGCCTGCAGGGCGCATGGGCAAGCGAAGCGGCCGACGACTACGCGCTGGTCCAGACGGACATAGAGGTTCCCCTCGTCGTCACCCGGGAGTCCAGATGGGACCCGGCTGGCTACTGCACCCCGGCCACCGCAGCGATCGTGCAACGCCTCGGCCTGCGCGGCGACAAGATCCTCGCCTTCCTGCCCCGAAGCAAACACGACAGCTTCCACGCCGCGGGGATGACACAGTTCGCCGCAGCGCCAACCGATAGCACCGTCGAGGCCCTGCTGGACCTTGCCGACCTGGAACTCGGCGTACCGTCGGCACTTCGCGCGCATCTGCTGCAACGCGTCGCCGTGCATACGAGTGCCCTCATCCGCGAGGAGCAGCGCGCCAGTGAAATCGCTTTCGAGTGCGGCGTCGCCGTCGCCATGTACGCCACCGGAACCATGGCCCAAGGGCTCAACCTGCCCGCCACCGCCGTCGTCATCGGCGGCACTGAGATCGGTTACGACAACGCCTCCAGCACACAGCAACGGCGCGACCAGGCTCGTGCGCAGTTGCTGAACGCGATTGGACGTGCAGGCCGCGCCCACGTTGCCTCCCGCGCGATGGCCATCGTCGTACCGAATCAGGCTCTTGTGCTCAGCTCCTCAACCGCCGCCCGGCGGGCGGTCCACACCGCGGAGTTCCTGCAGGACGAAGACGCGTCGTCAGAGCTGAGCAGCGCGCTGGATGGACTCATCCATAACGCACTCTCTGGCGCGCTGACGACGGACACCATGACTCCGGCAGAGCACACTGCGTTCAGCCTTCTGGCCTTCGAGAACGAAGACGAAGACGACACCACGCAGGTGGTGGGCAAGACCTGGGCCGTCTACCGAGCAGGCGCCCAACATCAGGTCCAAGCGATCACCAACGCAATTGCCGTCACCGGCAGCACTTTCATCCAGGAGGCTGGCGCACCTGCATGGGTGGCGTTCGCCGCTCACCAGTCTGGCATCGCGCTCTCCGAGACCGCGGCACTTTACCGGCACTTGCGGGCGCGCCTCCAGGGCACACCAGCACCTGAAGGGATCATGGGGTGGGCCAATTTGATGCTCGACCTGCTGGAACAACTACCCCCCGAGCAGCTCCGGCGTATCCTGCCCGCCACCCCCTATGGAAATGCGAGCAAACTATCAAAGATCTTCGACCCTGGTCCGGCGCGCGCGGACTCCTGGACGGCCTACCGGGCTGCACTGCGCGCATGGATGAGCGGCGAACCGATCATCGCGGTGGCCGAGCACATCCACCGCAAAAGCGTCGCCGGTAACGCCAAACGCGGTCCGCAAGATCCACTTCCGCGCGCGGTTACCGTCACCAGTGACGCTTTCCGGTTCGGGCTTCCACTCATCGCGGGAGCGCTCACCGCCATCATCATGCTCGGCCAGGAGCATGAGCCCGAAGGGCCCTGGGCGCTGTCGGCCGAAGCCGCCAGGACGCTGAATCTGCTCCCACTCGCCGTGCGCTCAGGCGCGAACACACCTGAGTCGCTCGCGTGGATCCGCGCCGGTGTCCACACCCGGGTCGCCGCTCACCAGCTCAACACACTGCTGCCCGCTCCGCCCGGGCAGCCCGATGACGAACTCCAGCGATGGGCACATGCCCGCTTGATGGACCTCTACCAGGACGCAATTCCCGATCTGGTCACACCCGCGCAAGCCGCCGTGATCTCCGCGTTGCGGACCGTTCGCGAAGCCCGGTAG